Proteins encoded by one window of Aptenodytes patagonicus chromosome 11, bAptPat1.pri.cur, whole genome shotgun sequence:
- the CHST4 gene encoding carbohydrate sulfotransferase 4 isoform X2, protein MTTSRNVKMLLILAVLSFLLIHFYFLPCSNNASMEEKPSPVHILILSSWRSGSSFTGQIFSQHPSVFYLMEPAWHVWVTMYQNSAKVLHMAVRDLVRSVFLCDMSVFDAYMPSQKKKSDLFQWETSRALCSPPACDLFSRSDIITAGNCRTICGKYPFSKVEEACKTYSHVAIKEVRFFDLKVLYPLLTDPSLNLKIIHLVRDPRAVFRSRENTMADLKRDSNIVVGSQRTKGEMEPYNTMQVICKSHVEIYNAGRQAIPSFLKDRYLLVRYEDIVRDPLARAAQMYRFAELHFTPELQKWLHNITHGKGQGAQAFDIGSRDALRVSQAWRKTLPFQKIEKVQNVCKDAMDLLGYRLIQSEEEQKNMSLDLLFAQNSSE, encoded by the coding sequence ATGACGACGTCTAGAAACGTGAAGATGCTCCTGATTCTGGCAGTTCTGTCCTTCCTTCTGATCCACTTCTACTTCCTACCCTGCAGCAACAATGCCTCCATGGAAGAAAAACCTTCTCCAGTCCACATCCTCATTCTCTCCTCCTGGCGGTCAGGATCTTCCTTCACTGGACAAATCTTCAGCCAGCACCCCAGCGTCTTCTACCTGATGGAGCCCGCATGGCACGTGTGGGTTACAATGTACCAGAACAGTGCCAAAGTCTTACACATGGCAGTGCGGGACCTAGTCAGGTCGGTCTTTCTGTGTGACATGTCTGTATTTGATGCTTACATGCCTAGCCAGAAGAAAAAGTCTGATTTATTTCAGTGGGAAACAAGCCGAGCCTTGTGCTCCCCCCCTGCCTGTGACTTGTTCAGTCGCAGTGACATAATCACTGCAGGCAATTGCAGAACAATCTGTGGCAAGTACCCATTCAGCAAGGTGGAGGAAGCTTGTAAAACCTACAGCCATGTTGCCATCAAGGAGGTTCGGTTCTTTGACCTGAAAGTTCTTTACCCCCTTCTCACTGATCCGTCCCTGAACCTCAAAATCATTCACTTGGTACGTGATCCTCGGGCTGTGTTCAGGTCCCGAGAGAATACCATGGCAGACCTGAAACGTGATAGTAACATTGTTGTGGGGTCCCAGAGGACAAAGGGAGAAATGGAGCCCTACAACACAATGCAAGTAATCTGCAAAAGCCACGTTGAGATTTACaatgcaggcaggcaggccatTCCCAGCTTCCTGAAAGACCGCTACCTTCTGGTTCGCTATGAAGACATTGTCAGAGACCCACTAGCAAGGGCTGCTCAGATGTACAGGTTTGCAGAACTCCATTTCACACCAGAACTTCAGAAGTGGTTGCACAACATCACCCATGGGAAGGGGCAAGGAGCACAGGCCTTCGATATTGGGTCCAGAGATGCGCTGAGAGTATCCCAGGCCTGGAGGAAGACCCTTCCCTTccagaaaatagaaaaagtgCAAAATGTGTGCAAGGATGCAATGGACTTGCTGGGCTACCGGCTTATTCAGTCCGAAGAAGAGCAAAAAAATATGTCGCTGGATCTTTTGTTTGCCCAGAACTCCTCTGAGTAA
- the CHST4 gene encoding carbohydrate sulfotransferase 4 isoform X1: MHSCSCGCLEECVPQQYTCVRATLLEPGLVVLQENLLRSLATMTTSRNVKMLLILAVLSFLLIHFYFLPCSNNASMEEKPSPVHILILSSWRSGSSFTGQIFSQHPSVFYLMEPAWHVWVTMYQNSAKVLHMAVRDLVRSVFLCDMSVFDAYMPSQKKKSDLFQWETSRALCSPPACDLFSRSDIITAGNCRTICGKYPFSKVEEACKTYSHVAIKEVRFFDLKVLYPLLTDPSLNLKIIHLVRDPRAVFRSRENTMADLKRDSNIVVGSQRTKGEMEPYNTMQVICKSHVEIYNAGRQAIPSFLKDRYLLVRYEDIVRDPLARAAQMYRFAELHFTPELQKWLHNITHGKGQGAQAFDIGSRDALRVSQAWRKTLPFQKIEKVQNVCKDAMDLLGYRLIQSEEEQKNMSLDLLFAQNSSE, translated from the exons ATGCACAGCTGTTCGTgtggctgcctggaggagtgtgTACCACAGCAGTATACGTGTGTGAGGGCAACTTTGCTTGAACCAGGTCTGGTGGTGCTTCAAGAGAACTTATTAAG GTCCCTTGCAACCATGACGACGTCTAGAAACGTGAAGATGCTCCTGATTCTGGCAGTTCTGTCCTTCCTTCTGATCCACTTCTACTTCCTACCCTGCAGCAACAATGCCTCCATGGAAGAAAAACCTTCTCCAGTCCACATCCTCATTCTCTCCTCCTGGCGGTCAGGATCTTCCTTCACTGGACAAATCTTCAGCCAGCACCCCAGCGTCTTCTACCTGATGGAGCCCGCATGGCACGTGTGGGTTACAATGTACCAGAACAGTGCCAAAGTCTTACACATGGCAGTGCGGGACCTAGTCAGGTCGGTCTTTCTGTGTGACATGTCTGTATTTGATGCTTACATGCCTAGCCAGAAGAAAAAGTCTGATTTATTTCAGTGGGAAACAAGCCGAGCCTTGTGCTCCCCCCCTGCCTGTGACTTGTTCAGTCGCAGTGACATAATCACTGCAGGCAATTGCAGAACAATCTGTGGCAAGTACCCATTCAGCAAGGTGGAGGAAGCTTGTAAAACCTACAGCCATGTTGCCATCAAGGAGGTTCGGTTCTTTGACCTGAAAGTTCTTTACCCCCTTCTCACTGATCCGTCCCTGAACCTCAAAATCATTCACTTGGTACGTGATCCTCGGGCTGTGTTCAGGTCCCGAGAGAATACCATGGCAGACCTGAAACGTGATAGTAACATTGTTGTGGGGTCCCAGAGGACAAAGGGAGAAATGGAGCCCTACAACACAATGCAAGTAATCTGCAAAAGCCACGTTGAGATTTACaatgcaggcaggcaggccatTCCCAGCTTCCTGAAAGACCGCTACCTTCTGGTTCGCTATGAAGACATTGTCAGAGACCCACTAGCAAGGGCTGCTCAGATGTACAGGTTTGCAGAACTCCATTTCACACCAGAACTTCAGAAGTGGTTGCACAACATCACCCATGGGAAGGGGCAAGGAGCACAGGCCTTCGATATTGGGTCCAGAGATGCGCTGAGAGTATCCCAGGCCTGGAGGAAGACCCTTCCCTTccagaaaatagaaaaagtgCAAAATGTGTGCAAGGATGCAATGGACTTGCTGGGCTACCGGCTTATTCAGTCCGAAGAAGAGCAAAAAAATATGTCGCTGGATCTTTTGTTTGCCCAGAACTCCTCTGAGTAA
- the TAT gene encoding tyrosine aminotransferase isoform X1: protein MDSYLIQVNGHGDHAPMLDVHLKTNGNSKSLGKVKDRKPRWAVRASEMSKKTFNPVRAIVDSMKVEPNPKKAMISLSLGDPTVFGNLPTNDEVTRAVKEVLDSGRYNGYAPSVGYQSCREAVATYYNCPEAPLEAQDVILTSGCSQAIELALAVLANPGQNILVPRPGFSLYKTLALSMGIEVKLYNLLPEKAWEIDLKHLESLVDEKTACLIVNNPSNPCGSVFSKSHLQKILAVASRQCVPILADEIYGDMVFADCKYEPIATLSTNVPILSCGGLAKRWLVPGWRMGWILIHDRRDIFGNEIRDGLLRLSQRILGPCTIVQGALERILQRTPPEFYHNTLSILKSNADLCYAALSAIPGLQPVRPAGAMYLMVEIEMEHFPEFENDVEFTERLISEQSVFCLPATCFEYPNFFRVVITVPEEMILEACSRIQEFCEMHYQGAEGAQDLECDK from the exons ATGGACTCGTACCTGATCCAAGTGAACGGCCATGGAGATCATGCCCCTATGCTGGATGTTCATCTCAAGACCAATGGGAACAGCAAATCGTTGGGGAAGGTGAAGGACCGGAAGCCGAGATGGGCTGTCAGGGCTTCTGAAATGTCAAAGAAGACTTTCAATCCTGTCCGAGCCATCGTGGACAGCATGAAGGTGGAGCCCAACCCAAAGAAAGCTATGATCTCCTTGTCCTTAG GAGATCCGACGGTCTTTGGAAACCTTCCCACAAATGATGAGGTCACACGGGCTGTGAAGGAGGTTTTGGACTCAGGACGTTACAATGGTTATGCTCCATCTGTTG GCTACCAGTCCTGCCGGGAAGCAGTGGCCACATACTACAACTGCCCAGAGGCACCACTGGAGGCCCAG GACGTGATCTTAACAAGTGGCTGCAGCCAGGCCATAGAGCTTGCCTTGGCAGTGCTGGCCAACCCAGGCCAGAACATCCTGGTGCCACGGCCTGGCTTCTCCCTCTACAAGACTCTGGCATTGTCTATGGGGATTGAGGTCAAACTCTACAACCTCTTG CCAGAGAAGGCCTGGGAAATTGATTTGAAGCACTTGGAGTCTCTGGTGGATGAGAAGACAGCTTGCCTCATTGTGAACAATCCATCGAACCCCTGTGGCTCTGTGTTCAGCAAGAGCCACCTCCAGAAGATCCTGGCAG TGGCATCAAGACAGTGCGTGCCCATCCTTGCTGATGAGATCTATGGAGACATG GTGTTTGCTGACTGCAAATATGAACCCATTGCAACTCTCAGCACCAACGTGCCAATCTTGTCCTGTGGTGGCTTGGCAAAACGGTGGCTCGTCCCTGGCTGGCGGATGGGCTGGATCCTAATTCATGACAGGAGAGACATCTTTGGTAATGAG ATCAGGGATGGCCTTCTAAGACTGAGTCAAAGGATCCTAGGACCCTGTACAATTGTCCAAGGAGCACTGGAACGTATCTTGCAACGAACACCTCCTGAGTTCTACCACAACACCCTCAGCATCCTCAAG tccaATGCTGACCTTTGTTATGCTGCCTTATCAGCTATCCCTGGCCTCCAGCCTGTCCGGCCCGCCGGAGCCATGTATCTCATG GTTGAGATTGAGATGGAGCATTTCCCTGAGTTTGAAAATGATGTGGAGTTCACTGAGCGACTTATCTCGGAGCAGTCTGTGTTCTGCTTGCCAGCCACG TGCTTTGAGTACCCAAACTTCTTCCGCGTGGTGATCACCGTGCCTGAGGAGATGATCTTGGAGGCCTGCAGTCGCATTCAGGAGTTCTGTGAGATGCACTACCAGGGTGCTGAGGGGGCCCAGGATCTGGAGTGTGACAAGTAG
- the TAT gene encoding tyrosine aminotransferase isoform X2 has translation MDSYLIQVNGHGDHAPMLDVHLKTNGNSKSLGKVKDRKPRWAVRASEMSKKTFNPVRAIVDSMKVEPNPKKAMISLSLGDPTVFGNLPTNDEVTRAVKEVLDSGRYNGYAPSVGYQSCREAVATYYNCPEAPLEAQDVILTSGCSQAIELALAVLANPGQNILVPRPGFSLYKTLALSMGIEVKLYNLLPEKAWEIDLKHLESLVDEKTACLIVNNPSNPCGSVFSKSHLQKILAVASRQCVPILADEIYGDMVFADCKYEPIATLSTNVPILSCGGLAKRWLVPGWRMGWILIHDRRDIFGNEIRDGLLRLSQRILGPCTIVQGALERILQRTPPEFYHNTLSILKVEIEMEHFPEFENDVEFTERLISEQSVFCLPATCFEYPNFFRVVITVPEEMILEACSRIQEFCEMHYQGAEGAQDLECDK, from the exons ATGGACTCGTACCTGATCCAAGTGAACGGCCATGGAGATCATGCCCCTATGCTGGATGTTCATCTCAAGACCAATGGGAACAGCAAATCGTTGGGGAAGGTGAAGGACCGGAAGCCGAGATGGGCTGTCAGGGCTTCTGAAATGTCAAAGAAGACTTTCAATCCTGTCCGAGCCATCGTGGACAGCATGAAGGTGGAGCCCAACCCAAAGAAAGCTATGATCTCCTTGTCCTTAG GAGATCCGACGGTCTTTGGAAACCTTCCCACAAATGATGAGGTCACACGGGCTGTGAAGGAGGTTTTGGACTCAGGACGTTACAATGGTTATGCTCCATCTGTTG GCTACCAGTCCTGCCGGGAAGCAGTGGCCACATACTACAACTGCCCAGAGGCACCACTGGAGGCCCAG GACGTGATCTTAACAAGTGGCTGCAGCCAGGCCATAGAGCTTGCCTTGGCAGTGCTGGCCAACCCAGGCCAGAACATCCTGGTGCCACGGCCTGGCTTCTCCCTCTACAAGACTCTGGCATTGTCTATGGGGATTGAGGTCAAACTCTACAACCTCTTG CCAGAGAAGGCCTGGGAAATTGATTTGAAGCACTTGGAGTCTCTGGTGGATGAGAAGACAGCTTGCCTCATTGTGAACAATCCATCGAACCCCTGTGGCTCTGTGTTCAGCAAGAGCCACCTCCAGAAGATCCTGGCAG TGGCATCAAGACAGTGCGTGCCCATCCTTGCTGATGAGATCTATGGAGACATG GTGTTTGCTGACTGCAAATATGAACCCATTGCAACTCTCAGCACCAACGTGCCAATCTTGTCCTGTGGTGGCTTGGCAAAACGGTGGCTCGTCCCTGGCTGGCGGATGGGCTGGATCCTAATTCATGACAGGAGAGACATCTTTGGTAATGAG ATCAGGGATGGCCTTCTAAGACTGAGTCAAAGGATCCTAGGACCCTGTACAATTGTCCAAGGAGCACTGGAACGTATCTTGCAACGAACACCTCCTGAGTTCTACCACAACACCCTCAGCATCCTCAAG GTTGAGATTGAGATGGAGCATTTCCCTGAGTTTGAAAATGATGTGGAGTTCACTGAGCGACTTATCTCGGAGCAGTCTGTGTTCTGCTTGCCAGCCACG TGCTTTGAGTACCCAAACTTCTTCCGCGTGGTGATCACCGTGCCTGAGGAGATGATCTTGGAGGCCTGCAGTCGCATTCAGGAGTTCTGTGAGATGCACTACCAGGGTGCTGAGGGGGCCCAGGATCTGGAGTGTGACAAGTAG
- the LOC143165412 gene encoding telomeric repeat-binding factor 2-interacting protein 1-like: protein MAERGGEVVARSRSLFLWDDGSPMRFYVRPGLAKLRLAPLVLAGGGRLCRVQEPGAVLLAQPGEAAPGGAVSTEYVTECVERNRRLPLEPFRLPAASPRGRLAFTEAEDAALLRAVRGRGEARASGRALWKELERAGLTRHSWQTMRDRYLRHLRPLRPLLGEPQQTEEPAQSTGLFEAANREFESTESGSDTSDISEELSIQDGEGKSPGEAASGLKTGPEDSALPDTQLQKEERPTSTCYSSDVVGEVVKTMQHFMEKFSMDLFTVTQAFLKNTGEVETTLYFLQTGQRLDGYPVWSREDDLELQKDDECVRNKLIAKFGAENVAKRVAFRKS, encoded by the exons ATGGCGGAACGCGGGGGCGAGGTGGTGGCGCGCTCGCGGTCGCTGTTCTTGTGGGACGATGGGAGCCCGATGCGGTTCTACGTGCGGCCCGGACTGGCCAAGCTGCGTTTGGCCCCCCTGGTActggcgggcggcgggcggctgtGCCGCGTGCAGGAGCCGGGAGCCGTGCTCCTGGCGCAGCCTGGCGaggcggcgcccggcggggctGTCTCCACCGAGTACGTGACGGAGTGCGTGGAGCGCAACCGGCGGCTGCCGCTGGAGCCCTTCCGGCTGCCCGCCGCCTCGCCGCGCGGTCGCCTCGCCTTCACGGAGGCGGAGGACGCAGCGCTGCTGCGGGCGGTGcgcgggcggggcgaggcgcggGCGAGCGGCCGGGCGCTCTGGAAGGAGCTGGAGCGGGCCGGCCTGACGCGGCACAGCTGGCAGACCATGCGCGACCGCTACCTGCGGCACCTGCGGCCCCTGCGGCCGCTACTCGGGG AGCCCCAGCAGACGGAGGAGCCCGCACAAAGCACGGGTCTTTTCGAGGCGGCTAATCGGGAGTTCGAAAGCACGGAG TCAGGAAGTGACACTTCGGACATTTCAGAAGAACTTTCTATACAAGATGGAGAGGGAAAGTccccaggagaagcagcatctggtTTGAAAACCGGACCGGAGGACTCTGCTCTCCCTGACACTCAattacaaaaggaagaaagaccAACAAGCACTTGCTATTCTTCCGATGTGGTGGGAGAAGTAGTAAAAACTATGCAGCACTTCATGGAGAAGTTCAGCATGGACCTGTTCACTGTTACACAGgcctttctgaaaaatactggTGAAGTGGAGACTACTTTATACTTTCTGCAGACAGGGCAGCGCTTGGATGGGTACCCTGTATGGAGCAGAGAGGATGATTTGGAATTGCAAAAGGATGATGAATGTGTCAGAAATAAATTGATAGCAAAATTTGGAGCTGAAAATGTAGCAAAGCGGGTAGCATTTAGGAAAAGTTAG